A single region of the Accipiter gentilis chromosome 6, bAccGen1.1, whole genome shotgun sequence genome encodes:
- the AIRE gene encoding autoimmune regulator: MAGPGGEGDLRHLLKLHRTEIAMAVDDVFPLLHGLADHGIVPEHIFKETLSRTEREGSHRAFHALLTWLLGCDTAAVRDFWAVLFKDYNLERYTRLRPLRGAFPREVELGRQRRSRHLSPSPTAPAPHRPQGKRKAPEERDGARAVQPSLRHTTSPGPLAKARTLKKPESSDAPHTPRAGGSSKMGSKAGDEPYALAVCEEPGARSRSCSLKPPTRPKASQSQSGEPQLLPQGQLSAPTVPSQDPVPHQENEDECAACGDGGELICCDGCPRAFHLSCLVPPLPRVPSGTWQCGSCVASMAEPGQLREVDVERHPEIPGEEACSTRQGGGDGNICGRCFTQIPAPRHCPTPSGDSGVLLLCTSCTCSRDTDSLERTVVTGDRPIQAAKRGWELRGAGRSQTGKRTGHLLPQAEDVSHDSEPVLSRDELDALLGEGTWDGILQWAFQSVSRPLADTHGLFN, from the exons ATGGCAGGCCCAGGGGGTGAAGGGGACCTGCGGCACCTGCTGAAGCTGCACCGCACCGAGATCGCCATGGCGGTGGATGATGTCTTTCCGCTGCTGCACGGCCTGGCCGACCATGGCATCGTCCCTGAGCACATCTTCAAG GAGACGCTGAGCCGGACGGAGCGGGAGGGCTCCCACCGTGCTTTCCACGCGCTGCTTACCTGGCTGCTGGGCTGCGACACTGCCGCTGTCCGCGACTTCTGGGCCGTCCTCTTCAAGGACTACAACCTGGAGCGGTACACCAGGCTCCGGCCCCTCCGTGGCGCCTTCCCCAGAG AGGTGGAACTGGGGCGGCAGCGCCGCAGCAGGCacctgtcccccagccccacggcaccaGCTCCACACAGACCCCAAGGCAAGAGGAAAGCCCCCGAGGAGCGGGACGGGGCCCGGGCGGTGCAGCCCTCCCTGCGGCACACCACCAGCCCTG GGCCCCTGGCAAAGGCGAGAACCCTGAAGAAGCCAGAGAGTTCGGATGCTCCCCACACCCCTCGTGCTGGTG GCAGCTCCAAGATGGGCAGCAAAGCTGGGGACGAGCCGTACGCCCTGGCTGTCTGCGAGGAGCCAGGGGCCAGGAGCAGAAGCTGCAGCCTGAAGCCCCCCACCCGGCCCAAGGCATCGCAAAGT CAGAGTGGGGAGCCCCAACTGCTCCCCCAGGGCCAGCTGTCAGCGCCCACCGTGCCCAGCCAGGACCCCGTGCCCCACCAG GAAAACGAGGATGAGTGTGCAGCATGCGGTGATGGTGGTGAGCTCATCTGCTGTGATGGCTGCCCCAGGGCCTTCCACCTTTCCTGCCTGGTGCCCCCACTGCCACGTGTCCCCAG CGGGACGTGGCAGTGCGGCTCCTGTGTGGCGAGCATGGCCGAGCCAGGCCAGCTGCGGGAGGTGGATGTGGAGCGACACCCCGAGATCCCGGGGGAGGAGGCGTGCAGCACCCGGCAGGGCGGAGGCGATGGGAACATCTGCGGCCGCTGCTTCACCCAGATCCCTGCACCCCGACACTGCCCCACGCCCAGTGGGGACTCCGG ggtgctgctgctctgcacgTCCTGCACCTGCAGccgggacacagacagcctggaGAGAACTGTGGTGACCGGAGACCGCCCGATACAGGCAGCAAAG AGGGGCTGGGAGCTGAGAGGTGCAGGCAGAAGCCAGACAGGAAAGCGGACAGGACATCTCCTCCCACAGGCAGAGGATGTCTCCCATGACAGCGAGCCTGTGCTGAGCAGGGACGAGCTTGATGCACTCCTAGGTGAG GGTACATGGGACGGGATCCTGCAGTGGGCGTTCCAGAGCGTGTCGAGGCCCCTCGCAGACACACATGGGCTCTTCAACTAG